A stretch of Gymnodinialimonas phycosphaerae DNA encodes these proteins:
- a CDS encoding sugar phosphate isomerase/epimerase yields the protein MTIRIGNAPCSWGVEFADDPRNPTWQSVLADCAAAGYKGIELGPVGFMPEDPAVLGDALAEHELELIGGVVFRAFHDPDAWDDVMDGAVRTCKALTAHGAQHLVLIDSISSRRAPTAGRADAAEQMDTAEWAAYRDRIATIARMGTDEYGLRVGIHAHAAGFMDFEPELERLLDEVSEDILKICFDTGHHSYAGFDPVAFMKRYINRISYMHFKDIDPTVKADVIAEGTGFYDACGQGIFCNLGQGDVDFPSVRQILLDAGFEGWCTVEQDCDPLLDVRPLDDARANREYLESIGFN from the coding sequence ATGACTATTCGTATCGGCAACGCGCCTTGTTCCTGGGGGGTGGAATTCGCAGACGATCCGCGAAATCCGACGTGGCAATCGGTTTTGGCCGACTGCGCGGCGGCGGGTTACAAAGGAATCGAACTGGGGCCTGTAGGCTTCATGCCAGAGGATCCAGCGGTCCTGGGCGATGCTTTGGCAGAGCATGAACTGGAGCTGATCGGGGGCGTCGTCTTTCGTGCGTTCCATGACCCCGATGCCTGGGATGACGTGATGGATGGGGCTGTGCGAACATGCAAGGCATTGACCGCCCATGGCGCGCAACATCTTGTTTTGATTGACTCAATATCTTCGCGTCGGGCGCCGACGGCGGGCCGCGCCGATGCGGCCGAGCAGATGGACACGGCGGAATGGGCTGCTTATCGTGACAGGATCGCAACCATCGCCAGGATGGGCACGGACGAATACGGGCTGCGCGTGGGTATTCACGCCCATGCGGCAGGGTTCATGGACTTTGAACCCGAGCTGGAACGACTGCTAGACGAGGTGTCTGAAGATATCCTCAAGATCTGCTTCGACACCGGCCATCACTCCTACGCGGGTTTCGATCCGGTGGCCTTCATGAAGCGCTACATCAACCGCATTTCCTATATGCATTTCAAGGATATCGACCCGACCGTCAAAGCGGATGTCATCGCCGAGGGCACCGGGTTCTATGATGCCTGCGGGCAGGGTATTTTCTGCAACCTGGGCCAGGGTGATGTGGATTTCCCCAGCGTACGGCAGATTCTGTTGGATGCGGGGTTTGAGGGTTGGTGCACGGTGGAGCAGGATTGCGATCCGCTGCTGGATGTGCGCCCCCTGGATGATGCACGGGCGAACCGTGAATATCTTGAATCTATTGGCTTTAATTGA
- a CDS encoding Gfo/Idh/MocA family protein, translating to MTEIGIGLVGGGYMGKAHAVAMASVGAVFDTTLRPRLEMIAASSDASAERYRAAYGFARATGDWHSLVADPRVEAVVIASPQTTHRAIAEAAFSLGKPVFCEKPLGASLEDAQAMVAAAEAAGLPNMIGFNYVRTPATQFVRQLLAEGAIGDVTWFCGEHTEDFLADPDEPANWRTTGRANGCMGDLAPHMINCALALMGPMAEVSAAIETVHKSRGGVAVDNDDHAQMMVRFANGAMGHLYFSRTATGRKMGYAYEIHGTKGAIRFDQEDQNAVHLYRAEGPEATRGFVKILIGPEHPDYLPFCQGPGHGTGYQDQIIIEARDFLRAIEIGQPVWPTFRDGLAVSRVIDTAFMAAECGGWTSIPLVGKGKS from the coding sequence ATGACAGAGATCGGCATTGGTCTGGTCGGCGGCGGCTATATGGGCAAGGCCCATGCGGTGGCCATGGCTTCCGTTGGCGCGGTGTTCGACACCACTCTGCGCCCGCGCTTGGAGATGATTGCCGCGTCCAGCGATGCCTCGGCGGAACGCTACCGCGCTGCGTATGGATTCGCGAGGGCAACGGGGGATTGGCACTCTTTGGTCGCGGACCCGAGGGTTGAGGCCGTGGTCATTGCCTCCCCCCAAACCACGCACCGCGCCATCGCAGAGGCCGCTTTTTCTCTTGGAAAACCAGTATTCTGCGAGAAACCTCTGGGGGCCTCGCTTGAAGACGCGCAGGCGATGGTCGCCGCGGCTGAGGCCGCTGGTTTGCCCAATATGATCGGGTTCAACTACGTCCGGACACCGGCGACCCAGTTCGTTCGGCAGCTGTTGGCCGAGGGTGCGATCGGCGACGTGACATGGTTTTGCGGTGAACATACCGAAGACTTCCTGGCTGATCCCGATGAGCCCGCCAATTGGCGGACGACGGGGCGCGCGAACGGCTGCATGGGCGACCTCGCGCCGCATATGATCAACTGTGCCCTGGCGCTGATGGGGCCTATGGCCGAAGTATCAGCCGCGATCGAGACGGTTCACAAAAGCCGGGGCGGCGTGGCCGTGGACAACGATGACCATGCTCAAATGATGGTTCGTTTTGCCAATGGCGCCATGGGGCACCTTTATTTCAGCCGCACGGCGACAGGGCGAAAAATGGGTTATGCCTATGAAATACATGGTACAAAAGGGGCAATCCGGTTTGATCAAGAGGATCAAAATGCCGTTCACCTGTACCGTGCCGAGGGGCCGGAGGCCACGCGGGGTTTCGTGAAAATCCTGATTGGGCCCGAGCATCCTGATTACTTGCCGTTCTGTCAGGGCCCGGGGCACGGCACGGGATACCAGGACCAGATCATCATAGAGGCGCGCGACTTCCTGCGGGCCATTGAAATCGGGCAACCTGTCTGGCCGACCTTCCGCGATGGGCTGGCCGTCAGCCGCGTTATCGACACCGCCTTCATGGCCGCCGAATGTGGCGGTTGGACTTCTATCCCTCTGGTTGGAAAGGGAAAATCATGA
- a CDS encoding Gfo/Idh/MocA family protein has protein sequence MMKLKWGMIGGGEGSQIGPAHRLGAQADGNFELVAGALDHDAEKGRKYAESLGISPDRAYGNWRDMLAAESAREDRVDLVTVATPNATHFEITKAFLDAGFHVLCEKPMTMTVEQGEEIVQVAEEAGKICAVNYCYSAYPMVREMRHMVAQGEIGKVRLVVTNFSHGHHGDATDADNPRVRWRYDPEMAGVSGQFADCGIHALHMASFIAGDEVRELSADFASAIDSRVLEDDAMVNFRMEGGTVGRLWTSSVAIGRQHGFDIQVFGETGGFRWASEQPNQVYYTPVGGRTQIMEKGENGLSDEATRLSRVAIAHPEGFPLAVANIYVDLAAAIRGGSSGNLPNAVDGVRSMAAVYAAVASAKERGKWVDARPPMFR, from the coding sequence ATGATGAAGCTGAAATGGGGCATGATTGGGGGCGGAGAAGGCTCTCAGATTGGGCCGGCGCACCGCCTTGGGGCGCAGGCGGACGGGAACTTTGAACTGGTCGCCGGGGCGTTGGATCACGATGCAGAGAAGGGGCGTAAATACGCGGAATCACTGGGGATATCGCCAGATCGCGCCTATGGGAACTGGCGCGACATGTTAGCCGCTGAGAGCGCACGAGAGGACCGAGTAGACTTGGTCACGGTGGCAACACCGAACGCGACTCATTTCGAGATCACCAAGGCCTTCCTTGATGCGGGCTTTCATGTGCTGTGCGAAAAGCCCATGACGATGACCGTCGAGCAAGGCGAGGAGATCGTCCAAGTCGCGGAAGAGGCCGGAAAAATCTGCGCCGTTAACTATTGCTACTCGGCCTATCCGATGGTGCGCGAGATGCGCCACATGGTGGCTCAGGGCGAGATCGGCAAAGTGCGTCTGGTAGTCACGAACTTCAGCCACGGGCACCACGGGGATGCCACGGACGCCGACAATCCGCGGGTCCGCTGGCGCTATGACCCTGAAATGGCAGGGGTTTCCGGGCAATTCGCCGATTGTGGCATCCATGCGCTTCATATGGCGAGTTTCATTGCCGGAGACGAGGTGCGGGAGCTGTCGGCCGACTTCGCCAGCGCCATCGACAGCCGCGTTCTGGAAGACGACGCCATGGTTAATTTCCGGATGGAAGGCGGCACGGTGGGGCGGCTTTGGACCTCGTCCGTTGCCATTGGTCGCCAACACGGGTTCGACATCCAAGTGTTTGGAGAGACTGGAGGATTCCGCTGGGCAAGCGAGCAGCCGAACCAAGTCTACTACACCCCCGTGGGCGGTCGCACGCAGATCATGGAGAAGGGCGAAAACGGCCTTTCCGATGAGGCCACACGCCTGAGCCGCGTGGCGATTGCGCATCCAGAAGGATTCCCGCTGGCGGTCGCGAATATCTATGTCGATCTGGCGGCGGCGATCCGGGGCGGATCGTCGGGCAATTTGCCGAACGCTGTGGATGGAGTTCGGTCTATGGCGGCGGTTTATGCTGCCGTGGCCTCGGCTAAAGAGCGTGGAAAATGGGTCGACGCCCGTCCACCGATGTTCCGGTAG
- the iolC gene encoding 5-dehydro-2-deoxygluconokinase translates to MRLRGKNFLIIGRAGMDLYPDPPGTRTEDATQFFTCLGGSSANIGVAITKLGGRASLVTRVADDAIGRFCCNQLDHYGIDRTHVHAQGGEARNSLAVVETRIEDHQSVIYRNGAADFEMTIADVEAVDYAAFDALITTGTVFAAEPSRSAAFRAFELAKAAGLPLIFDVDYRPYSWPSAEVAAGVYSRAGAMCDVIVGNDVEFGFMAGDYDQGLEKARDLVANGGTIAVYKMGEEGAVTIIRDAEVRTGIYRTEALKPTGAGDSFMGGFVSGLADGLSVTDAVLQGSAAAAMVVARVGCAPAMPSRAELDAFMKKHPAPTSPGDLA, encoded by the coding sequence ATGCGGCTGAGGGGTAAGAACTTCCTGATCATCGGGCGCGCGGGCATGGATTTGTACCCCGATCCGCCCGGCACCCGGACCGAGGACGCGACGCAGTTTTTCACCTGCCTCGGCGGGTCATCGGCGAATATCGGCGTTGCGATCACGAAGCTCGGTGGGCGGGCCTCACTTGTGACACGCGTGGCCGATGATGCGATTGGGCGGTTTTGCTGCAATCAACTGGACCATTACGGCATCGATCGGACCCACGTGCATGCCCAGGGCGGCGAAGCGCGAAATTCGCTTGCGGTGGTCGAGACCCGGATCGAGGACCATCAATCGGTCATCTACCGCAATGGCGCCGCTGACTTCGAAATGACGATAGCCGACGTTGAGGCCGTGGATTATGCGGCTTTCGACGCGCTGATCACTACCGGCACCGTCTTCGCGGCGGAACCCTCGCGCAGCGCGGCGTTCCGGGCGTTTGAACTGGCCAAAGCGGCAGGCTTACCGCTGATCTTCGACGTTGATTACCGCCCCTATTCCTGGCCCTCGGCCGAGGTGGCGGCAGGTGTGTACTCCCGCGCAGGCGCGATGTGCGACGTCATCGTCGGCAACGACGTGGAGTTCGGCTTCATGGCCGGTGACTACGACCAAGGCCTTGAAAAGGCGCGTGATCTGGTCGCCAACGGCGGCACGATAGCAGTCTACAAGATGGGCGAAGAAGGCGCCGTCACCATTATCCGCGACGCAGAGGTACGCACCGGCATCTATCGCACGGAAGCTTTGAAACCCACCGGCGCGGGCGACAGCTTCATGGGTGGGTTTGTCTCGGGCCTCGCCGATGGCTTGTCTGTGACGGACGCCGTTTTGCAAGGCTCTGCCGCGGCCGCCATGGTCGTCGCGCGCGTCGGTTGCGCCCCCGCCATGCCCTCACGCGCCGAGCTTGATGCGTTCATGAAGAAGCACCCCGCGCCGACCTCTCCCGGTGATCTGGCCTGA
- the iolD gene encoding 3D-(3,5/4)-trihydroxycyclohexane-1,2-dione acylhydrolase (decyclizing) — MTEPNATLRLTVAQAIVRYLMNQFIEIDGVETRICGGGFGIFGHGNVPCLGEALYPVKDDLPLYRGQNEQSMGFAAAAYAKYHLRRRFMFCTASAGPGTANLLTASALAHANRLPMLMLCGDTFLTRLPDPVLQQLEHFGNPTLGVNDAFKPVTRFWDRITHPAQIIQSLPAALATMLDPADCGPAFLGLPQDVQGWAYDYPEVFFARRVHRIRRQAPDAAEIADAAAMLATAKRPMIIAGGGVQYAGAVAELTHFAEAHNIPVVETIAGRANLLAEDALNIGPLGVTGSNSANAIAEQADVILAVGTRLQDFTTGSWTAFAKDAKIIGMNVGRHDAAKHLSMPVVGCAKLSLPALASAVEGYAAPAEWTTEAQAERAKWDGYVADNVAAGNRPNSYAQAIGVVNALCDKRDRVVTAAGGLPAEVTANWRTLDVGTVDVEFGFSCMGYEIAGGWGARIAQSEHEPTADTVVFVGDGSYLLMNSDIYSSVLTQKKLIVLVLDNGGFAVINKLQNNTGNESFNNLIADCPTVPEPFTVDFEGHARAMGAATETASNPAELAEAFKRAKAGDKTSVIVMKVDPYEGWTTEGHTWWEVGTAEVSDNANVREKHAEQEADRVKQRQGV, encoded by the coding sequence ATGACCGAACCGAACGCCACCCTGCGGCTGACCGTGGCCCAAGCCATCGTACGCTATCTGATGAACCAGTTCATCGAGATCGACGGCGTCGAGACACGCATTTGCGGCGGTGGCTTCGGGATCTTCGGGCATGGCAATGTGCCGTGCCTTGGCGAAGCGCTCTACCCCGTGAAGGACGACCTGCCGCTTTATCGCGGACAAAATGAGCAAAGCATGGGCTTTGCCGCTGCGGCCTATGCCAAGTACCACCTGCGGCGTCGCTTCATGTTCTGCACCGCCTCCGCCGGGCCCGGCACGGCGAATCTGCTGACGGCCTCTGCCCTCGCCCACGCCAACCGCTTGCCGATGCTGATGCTGTGCGGGGACACCTTCCTGACCCGTCTGCCTGATCCCGTCCTGCAACAGCTGGAGCATTTCGGAAACCCGACGCTTGGTGTGAACGACGCCTTCAAACCGGTCACGCGCTTTTGGGACCGGATCACGCATCCCGCTCAAATCATTCAATCTTTGCCCGCCGCCTTGGCGACCATGCTTGACCCCGCCGACTGCGGACCGGCGTTCCTTGGGTTGCCGCAGGATGTGCAAGGATGGGCCTATGATTACCCCGAAGTCTTCTTCGCCCGTCGCGTGCATCGCATCCGACGCCAGGCGCCGGACGCTGCAGAAATCGCCGATGCGGCCGCAATGCTGGCAACCGCCAAGCGCCCGATGATCATCGCGGGCGGCGGCGTTCAATACGCGGGTGCCGTGGCCGAGCTGACCCATTTCGCGGAAGCTCACAACATCCCGGTCGTCGAAACCATCGCCGGACGTGCAAACTTGCTGGCGGAAGATGCGCTGAACATCGGGCCCCTGGGCGTCACCGGGTCAAACTCGGCCAATGCAATTGCGGAACAGGCCGACGTGATCCTTGCGGTCGGCACCCGGTTGCAGGACTTTACCACCGGCTCCTGGACCGCCTTCGCCAAGGACGCAAAGATCATTGGGATGAACGTGGGCCGCCACGATGCGGCCAAACACCTGTCCATGCCCGTTGTGGGCTGCGCGAAGCTGAGCCTTCCTGCATTGGCCAGTGCGGTGGAGGGCTATGCGGCCCCCGCCGAATGGACGACAGAAGCGCAGGCCGAACGTGCCAAGTGGGACGGCTATGTCGCCGACAACGTGGCGGCTGGAAACCGGCCGAACTCCTACGCGCAGGCTATCGGTGTTGTGAACGCGCTTTGCGACAAACGCGACCGCGTGGTGACCGCTGCCGGCGGATTGCCCGCCGAGGTCACGGCCAACTGGCGCACCCTGGACGTAGGCACCGTGGATGTGGAGTTCGGCTTCTCTTGCATGGGCTATGAGATCGCTGGTGGATGGGGCGCGCGGATTGCACAATCCGAGCATGAGCCCACAGCAGATACCGTTGTTTTTGTAGGTGATGGTAGCTATCTCTTGATGAATTCCGATATTTACTCAAGTGTGTTGACGCAGAAGAAACTGATCGTTCTTGTGCTTGATAACGGCGGTTTCGCGGTCATCAACAAGCTGCAAAACAACACCGGAAATGAGAGTTTCAATAACCTCATCGCCGATTGCCCGACAGTGCCCGAGCCCTTTACCGTGGACTTCGAAGGCCACGCCCGCGCCATGGGGGCGGCGACGGAAACCGCCTCCAACCCTGCGGAATTGGCCGAGGCGTTCAAGCGCGCGAAAGCGGGTGACAAGACCTCCGTCATCGTGATGAAGGTTGACCCCTACGAAGGCTGGACGACCGAGGGCCACACCTGGTGGGAGGTCGGGACGGCAGAGGTATCGGACAACGCAAATGTCCGCGAAAAGCACGCGGAACAAGAGGCCGACCGAGTCAAGCAAAGGCAGGGCGTGTGA
- a CDS encoding class II fructose-bisphosphate aldolase translates to MTLATLADVVRPAMTGGYAVPGLVCLGWEDMRAFAMAAEAEGAPVILQAGPSCREHTPLPILGKMFRHLADSVSVPVVAHLDHGYTMDDCKAALDAGFTSLMFDGSRLPLAENIAQTRAVVELAHDASVSAEGEIGFVGYSGGENSAGTDPDDAARFAQETGIDAMAISVGNVHLQQDREGGLDEARIRAIEAVTDVPLVIHGGSGVPIAQRRALATGSKIGKFNIGTELRMTFGAALRDAVNRDPERFDRVQILRDTHEPVFNAARAVFRGMNASGKGMSDA, encoded by the coding sequence ATGACCCTCGCCACGCTTGCTGATGTTGTACGCCCTGCGATGACGGGCGGCTATGCGGTTCCAGGCCTCGTGTGTCTTGGGTGGGAGGACATGCGCGCCTTTGCCATGGCCGCCGAAGCCGAAGGCGCGCCTGTCATTCTGCAGGCCGGACCGTCGTGCCGCGAGCACACGCCGCTTCCGATTTTGGGGAAGATGTTCCGACATTTGGCCGACAGCGTCTCGGTCCCCGTGGTTGCGCATCTGGATCACGGCTACACGATGGACGACTGCAAGGCGGCGTTGGATGCGGGCTTCACGTCGCTGATGTTCGACGGCTCCAGATTGCCTCTGGCCGAGAACATCGCTCAGACTCGGGCGGTGGTGGAATTGGCCCACGACGCGAGCGTCTCGGCGGAAGGTGAAATCGGGTTCGTCGGCTATTCCGGCGGCGAAAACAGCGCCGGTACGGACCCCGATGATGCGGCCCGTTTCGCCCAAGAGACCGGCATCGATGCGATGGCGATCAGCGTCGGCAACGTTCATTTACAACAGGACCGCGAGGGCGGTCTCGACGAGGCCCGTATTCGCGCGATCGAGGCCGTAACCGACGTGCCCCTGGTGATCCACGGCGGCTCTGGCGTGCCCATTGCGCAGCGCAGGGCATTGGCGACCGGGTCCAAAATCGGTAAATTCAACATCGGCACCGAGCTGCGTATGACCTTTGGCGCCGCGCTTCGCGACGCGGTCAATCGTGACCCGGAACGGTTCGACCGCGTGCAGATCTTGCGCGACACCCATGAGCCCGTATTCAACGCCGCCCGTGCCGTGTTTCGCGGGATGAATGCCTCTGGAAAGGGAATGAGCGATGCTTAA
- the iolG gene encoding inositol 2-dehydrogenase has product MLKIGLLGCGRIGQVHARTIKGLEHAKIVAVADAVPAAAESLATALAAEVREPDAVLSATDIDAVIIGTPTSTHFEQIQAAAESSKAIFCEKPVDMSVDNIRILMDVTAKANVPFFTAFNRRFDPNFAALQARLRAGEIGAVELIQITSRDPSPPPIGYIKTSGGLFRDMMIHDFDMARFLMGEEFTMLSAVGSCLVDPEIGEAGDVDTAAVILTTASGRICQISNSRRASYGYDQRIEVHGALGMLRAENILETSVEVATAEGFRRAPTLNFFLERYEAAYAAEMKAFIDFVSSGTKPEPSIEDGLQAQILADAATQSQQTGQPVAL; this is encoded by the coding sequence ATGCTTAAGATTGGACTTCTGGGATGCGGACGCATCGGGCAGGTTCACGCACGGACGATCAAGGGGCTGGAGCACGCGAAAATCGTGGCGGTCGCCGATGCCGTGCCCGCAGCGGCGGAGTCCTTGGCAACCGCTCTAGCTGCAGAAGTTCGTGAACCGGACGCTGTACTGTCTGCCACGGATATCGACGCCGTCATCATTGGTACGCCAACCTCGACCCATTTCGAGCAAATCCAAGCAGCGGCAGAGAGTTCCAAGGCGATCTTCTGTGAAAAACCTGTGGATATGTCTGTGGACAATATTCGCATTCTGATGGATGTGACGGCCAAGGCCAACGTCCCCTTCTTCACCGCCTTCAACCGCCGTTTCGACCCCAATTTTGCCGCGCTCCAGGCCCGTCTTCGGGCTGGCGAAATCGGCGCGGTAGAGCTGATCCAGATCACCTCTCGCGATCCGTCGCCGCCCCCGATCGGTTACATCAAGACCTCGGGCGGGTTGTTCAGGGACATGATGATCCATGACTTCGACATGGCGCGGTTTCTGATGGGCGAGGAGTTCACAATGCTTAGCGCCGTCGGCTCTTGCCTTGTGGACCCGGAAATCGGCGAAGCGGGCGATGTGGACACCGCCGCCGTCATCCTGACGACCGCGTCGGGCCGCATTTGCCAGATCTCCAACTCCCGCCGGGCCAGCTACGGCTACGACCAGCGGATCGAGGTACACGGAGCACTGGGGATGCTGCGGGCCGAGAATATCCTGGAGACCTCAGTCGAGGTGGCGACCGCCGAGGGCTTTCGTCGCGCGCCCACGCTGAACTTTTTTCTGGAACGCTACGAGGCCGCTTATGCCGCTGAAATGAAGGCGTTTATCGACTTCGTCAGCAGTGGCACCAAGCCGGAACCATCGATCGAGGATGGGCTACAGGCGCAAATCCTTGCGGACGCGGCAACGCAGTCCCAACAGACAGGCCAGCCGGTCGCCCTTTAG
- a CDS encoding 5-deoxy-glucuronate isomerase, which translates to MHIPPFDNQNKPIVDEGDAHVPLTYFNIVKLKAGEAFEYRLKGYESCIVPATGTVTIEVGGETFADIGNRGADVWDGDPEGVYVPTDTGARITARTDTEVFVAGAQFAETLTPFAVRSADLDLVQYGSDDTKTHRKIKHILGAAHHDRVGRLLVSELFTVGTGGWSGFPSHKHDTDRLPDETRHDECYNFRFKPDYGSGLQMLQRIDNEPGDAYHIMNGSTVLIDKGYHPCCVLPGYEMYYFTILGGLSQRSLKQYFQPTHAEQLHTIPGIMDMVAKFK; encoded by the coding sequence ATGCATATCCCCCCCTTCGACAACCAGAACAAGCCCATCGTGGATGAGGGAGATGCCCATGTGCCCCTTACCTACTTCAATATCGTGAAATTGAAAGCGGGCGAGGCATTCGAATACCGCTTGAAAGGCTATGAAAGCTGCATTGTTCCAGCCACCGGGACCGTCACCATAGAGGTCGGAGGCGAGACCTTCGCCGATATTGGCAACCGGGGCGCGGATGTCTGGGACGGCGACCCAGAGGGGGTCTATGTGCCCACCGATACAGGGGCGCGGATCACCGCGCGCACCGATACGGAGGTCTTCGTGGCCGGGGCCCAATTCGCGGAGACTTTGACGCCGTTCGCCGTACGCTCCGCCGATCTTGACCTTGTACAATACGGATCAGACGACACAAAAACGCACCGCAAAATCAAGCACATCCTCGGTGCCGCGCATCATGACCGTGTCGGGCGCTTGTTGGTGAGTGAGCTGTTCACCGTGGGTACCGGGGGATGGTCTGGCTTCCCATCGCATAAGCATGACACCGACCGCCTGCCCGACGAAACGCGCCATGATGAGTGTTACAACTTCCGCTTTAAGCCGGACTACGGCTCGGGCCTGCAAATGCTGCAACGGATCGATAATGAACCGGGCGACGCGTACCACATCATGAACGGCTCTACCGTTTTGATCGACAAGGGCTATCATCCCTGCTGTGTTCTGCCGGGGTATGAAATGTACTATTTCACCATCCTCGGCGGCCTGTCCCAGCGCAGCTTGAAACAATACTTCCAGCCGACCCATGCCGAGCAGCTTCACACGATCCCCGGCATCATGGATATGGTGGCGAAGTTCAAATGA